A stretch of Rickettsia rickettsii DNA encodes these proteins:
- a CDS encoding penicillin-binding protein activator codes for MASIKHKLRIVLSFFCLIYLTSCQTPKEEPISFPKKEQTEIEIAILMPNQGPDSIVGKQYKDLIKMGLNDGIKSYIHVTSYDGSDEKNVLAAMDKIVARKTKIILGPLYSNFTSLIAEKAKANDIIIITMSNNPALAEDKLFVFGHAPLKQLIRIINYYASNNHKDFMALLPKGKHSQTISQVMQNILIQNNASLSSTEFYEDNPESIAKAARNISDNTDIINERSDTTKPVIYLSDDPKNLNLLADSIRKYNLDKKAILIGDHRIDIDYPENIDISFTGSLNLLNSNVPDRAKDLGINHIGFMHLLSYDLGRMTANYIGNEFASERFLNRMNSRQPYIGLSGNIYFIDGVAQRRYDIIRKKNGIYSTVSEN; via the coding sequence ATGGCTAGTATAAAACATAAACTACGAATCGTTCTATCATTTTTTTGCTTGATATATTTAACGTCCTGTCAAACTCCTAAAGAAGAACCTATAAGTTTTCCTAAAAAAGAACAAACAGAAATTGAGATTGCAATTTTAATGCCAAATCAGGGTCCTGATAGTATTGTCGGGAAACAATATAAAGATTTAATTAAAATGGGACTTAACGACGGAATCAAATCTTACATACATGTTACTTCTTACGATGGTTCAGACGAAAAAAACGTTTTAGCCGCTATGGATAAAATAGTAGCACGTAAAACTAAAATTATTTTAGGTCCTCTATATTCTAACTTTACCTCTCTAATAGCCGAAAAAGCAAAGGCAAATGATATTATTATAATAACTATGTCAAATAATCCGGCTCTTGCAGAAGATAAATTATTTGTATTCGGTCATGCACCTTTAAAACAACTGATACGTATCATTAATTATTACGCAAGTAACAACCATAAAGATTTTATGGCATTATTACCTAAAGGGAAGCATTCGCAAACTATTAGTCAAGTAATGCAAAATATATTGATTCAGAACAATGCATCATTATCAAGCACTGAATTTTATGAGGATAATCCTGAATCTATAGCAAAAGCTGCAAGAAATATTTCAGACAATACCGATATTATAAATGAACGTAGCGACACGACAAAACCGGTTATTTATCTATCAGACGATCCAAAAAATTTAAACCTACTCGCTGATAGTATTCGTAAATATAATTTAGATAAAAAGGCTATTTTAATCGGTGATCATCGTATTGATATCGATTACCCTGAAAATATCGATATTAGCTTTACCGGCTCTTTAAATTTACTCAATAGCAACGTTCCGGATAGGGCAAAAGACTTAGGTATTAACCATATAGGCTTCATGCATCTTCTTTCTTATGATTTAGGACGTATGACTGCAAACTATATAGGCAATGAATTTGCATCTGAAAGGTTTTTAAATAGAATGAACAGTAGACAACCTTATATAGGTTTATCCGGTAATATTTATTTTATCGATGGAGTAGCTCAGAGACGATATGATATTATTAGGAAAAAGAATGGGATATATTCTACTGTTTCAGAAAATTAG
- a CDS encoding Sec-independent protein translocase subunit TatA, with protein MGMSFSHLLIVLLIIFVLFGAGKLPQVMSDLAKGLKAFKDGMKDDGSDNDKNK; from the coding sequence ATGGGAATGAGCTTTAGCCATTTATTAATAGTTTTATTAATTATTTTTGTATTATTCGGTGCCGGCAAATTACCGCAAGTCATGTCCGATCTTGCTAAGGGTCTTAAAGCGTTTAAAGACGGCATGAAAGACGACGGTAGTGATAATGATAAAAATAAATAA
- a CDS encoding phosphatidylglycerophosphatase A: MFTKKQFSEFVATFFYIGKIKYCPGTFGSIAAFPLTYFLIYFIVNNKIIIPFLSLTLGEAQLVSIFIISFSLCLILLILGTYFTKIYLNYTNSEDPKEVVIDEVVGQMLTIVLVFFSALFANESYLIKYFSPLTINIILLFVLPFCLFRFFDIVKPWPINWLDQNIKGSIGVMLDDLLAAIFAAVTQYAIIFVLIDIRQ, encoded by the coding sequence ATGTTTACTAAAAAACAATTTTCAGAATTTGTTGCTACTTTTTTTTATATCGGGAAAATAAAATACTGCCCAGGCACTTTTGGATCGATTGCTGCTTTCCCTCTAACTTATTTCTTAATATATTTTATTGTTAATAACAAAATAATCATTCCTTTCTTAAGTCTTACTCTCGGTGAAGCTCAACTTGTCAGTATATTTATTATAAGCTTTAGCCTATGTTTGATACTCTTAATACTCGGCACTTATTTTACTAAAATATATTTAAATTATACAAATTCAGAAGACCCTAAAGAAGTGGTCATTGATGAAGTAGTAGGGCAAATGCTAACTATTGTTTTAGTATTTTTTTCTGCTTTATTTGCTAATGAATCGTATTTAATTAAATATTTTAGTCCGCTCACAATAAATATTATATTACTTTTCGTATTACCTTTTTGTCTATTCCGATTTTTTGATATAGTAAAGCCCTGGCCTATTAATTGGTTGGACCAAAATATTAAGGGCAGTATCGGCGTTATGCTTGATGATTTGCTAGCCGCAATATTTGCTGCGGTAACTCAATACGCAATTATATTTGTGTTAATAGATATTCGACAATAG
- the rplU gene encoding 50S ribosomal protein L21: MFAVIKAGGKQYKVDRNSIIKVEKIDGELGSKIQFDQILMIGEYSKPSFIGTPIVKGAVVTAEITNQLKDNKIIVFKKKRRKNYRRKAGHRQELTELKILDITKQ, translated from the coding sequence ATGTTCGCAGTTATAAAAGCAGGTGGAAAACAATATAAAGTAGACAGAAATAGTATTATTAAAGTCGAAAAAATTGATGGAGAACTTGGCTCTAAAATTCAGTTTGATCAAATTTTAATGATTGGCGAATACTCAAAGCCTTCTTTTATTGGGACTCCAATAGTTAAAGGGGCTGTCGTTACGGCTGAAATTACTAACCAACTTAAAGATAATAAAATTATAGTCTTTAAGAAAAAGCGTAGAAAAAATTATCGTCGTAAAGCCGGTCATCGTCAAGAATTGACGGAATTAAAAATATTAGATATTACCAAACAATAA
- the rpmA gene encoding 50S ribosomal protein L27: MATKKAGGSSRNGRDSAGRRLGVKKADGQYVIPGNIIVRQRGTKIHPGMNVGLGKDHTIFALIEGRVEFLTKRNHKIVNVKEIAST, from the coding sequence ATGGCAACCAAAAAAGCCGGTGGTAGTTCTAGAAACGGAAGAGACTCGGCCGGTCGAAGGCTAGGAGTTAAAAAAGCCGATGGACAATATGTAATACCCGGTAATATTATAGTTAGACAACGCGGCACAAAAATTCATCCTGGAATGAATGTAGGGCTTGGCAAAGATCATACAATATTTGCTTTGATAGAAGGTAGAGTAGAATTTTTAACTAAGCGAAATCATAAAATCGTGAATGTTAAAGAAATTGCAAGTACTTAA
- a CDS encoding aspartate kinase, with protein sequence MALIIQKFGGTSVANIDRIKKIVPIIKTEIAKNNQVIVVVSAMAGVTNQLVTLCNEVSSLNNISQFAEYDVALSSGEIVTASLLALALQEEDIKARSFLAWQLPMLTDNNHSKALVESITTDLLEKYLQLNTIPIIAGFQGINKSHRLTTLGRGGSDTTAALIAAAMKADRCDIYTDVEGIFTADPRIIPNAKKIKEIDFLEMLELASSGAKVLHPRAGELVMRYKIDMRVLSTFSQDTEGTLITSKDKNMENGIINSITSNKNLLKISVKSMSLSFLQVANMITQNNNHIEFMQEIKNNEEYSFITNLTDKNNLQALLTNLKDDKQIQDFTFDTEIATISLIGYGIKNDCKLLETILSKLTNDNINVHMIQLSAVKITLFINDQDAEKTIFNLYNLFKIS encoded by the coding sequence ATGGCCTTAATAATTCAAAAGTTCGGTGGCACTTCCGTTGCAAATATTGATAGAATAAAAAAAATCGTTCCTATCATAAAAACCGAAATAGCTAAAAATAACCAAGTAATTGTAGTAGTTTCGGCTATGGCAGGTGTTACTAATCAACTTGTCACATTGTGTAATGAAGTATCAAGCCTTAATAACATTTCTCAATTTGCAGAATATGATGTAGCACTTTCTAGCGGTGAAATAGTCACTGCTTCATTACTAGCGCTCGCTCTTCAAGAAGAAGACATAAAGGCGCGATCATTTCTAGCTTGGCAATTACCGATGCTCACCGATAATAATCATAGTAAAGCTTTAGTAGAATCAATTACTACAGATTTACTAGAAAAATATTTACAGTTAAATACCATCCCTATAATAGCCGGTTTTCAAGGAATTAACAAATCCCATAGGTTAACTACTTTGGGCAGAGGAGGCTCTGATACTACTGCCGCCTTAATCGCTGCAGCTATGAAAGCCGATAGATGTGATATTTATACCGATGTAGAGGGAATATTTACTGCTGATCCAAGAATTATTCCAAATGCCAAGAAGATAAAAGAAATAGATTTTTTAGAAATGTTAGAACTAGCATCAAGTGGAGCAAAAGTACTACACCCTAGAGCCGGAGAGTTAGTAATGCGGTATAAAATAGATATGCGTGTTCTGTCAACATTTTCACAGGATACAGAAGGTACGTTAATCACTTCAAAGGATAAAAATATGGAGAATGGGATTATTAACAGCATTACTTCTAATAAAAATTTATTAAAAATATCTGTAAAGAGCATGTCTTTAAGTTTTTTGCAAGTTGCAAATATGATTACACAAAATAATAATCATATTGAGTTTATGCAAGAAATAAAAAATAATGAAGAATATAGTTTTATTACAAATTTAACCGATAAAAATAATTTACAAGCTTTACTGACTAATTTAAAAGATGATAAGCAGATACAAGATTTCACTTTTGATACCGAAATTGCTACAATCTCTCTTATTGGTTATGGGATTAAAAATGATTGTAAATTACTTGAAACGATATTATCAAAGTTAACGAACGATAATATAAATGTTCACATGATACAATTATCAGCAGTTAAAATTACCTTATTCATAAATGATCAAGATGCAGAAAAAACAATTTTTAATTTATATAATCTTTTTAAAATATCTTAG
- a CDS encoding helix-turn-helix domain-containing protein yields MSEDIRSKELFNRINDISETNKDDPEEIRNNFKKFVLNILETDNITPYKLSEKTGTHETAWKNFLDGRTKMPDMGAIVALADYKNVPLDEVIGRDINKEKKITVEIKQTPEISASIAKLPKDILQEAMLIGEKAREVIHKPTNKKTKSFAEQVKSSHKPKGRSI; encoded by the coding sequence ATGAGCGAAGATATAAGGTCAAAAGAACTATTTAATCGGATTAACGATATATCAGAAACAAATAAAGATGATCCAGAAGAAATTAGAAATAATTTTAAAAAATTTGTACTGAATATATTAGAAACAGACAATATAACCCCGTATAAGTTAAGTGAAAAAACAGGTACTCATGAAACAGCGTGGAAAAATTTTCTAGATGGTCGTACAAAAATGCCTGATATGGGAGCAATTGTTGCTCTTGCAGATTATAAAAATGTTCCACTAGATGAAGTAATAGGCAGAGATATAAATAAAGAAAAAAAGATAACGGTAGAAATAAAACAAACTCCGGAAATATCGGCATCTATAGCTAAACTACCAAAAGATATACTGCAAGAAGCCATGTTGATAGGAGAAAAAGCTAGAGAGGTTATTCATAAACCAACAAATAAAAAGACAAAATCTTTTGCTGAACAAGTTAAAAGCTCTCATAAACCGAAAGGAAGGTCTATCTAA
- a CDS encoding palindromic element RPE3 domain-containing protein — translation MLFNIEPNIKLKTLLYILKWKITSKRPKWPTTLPFTSTDIPPQKITSSKNTQLNLDRFRQDEFKDESAQCTLVRDYRRVPQNSLVSSDRDDAVRVAYVGHVTF, via the coding sequence ATGTTGTTCAATATTGAGCCTAATATAAAACTTAAAACCTTACTTTATATTCTAAAATGGAAAATAACTTCAAAACGACCAAAATGGCCGACAACACTGCCGTTTACTTCCACTGATATCCCACCACAAAAAATAACTAGCAGTAAAAATACACAGTTAAATCTCGATCGCTTCAGACAAGATGAATTTAAGGACGAATCTGCACAGTGTACATTAGTACGTGACTACAGACGAGTTCCACAAAATTCATTAGTATCAAGCGATCGAGATGACGCTGTACGAGTAGCCTACGTAGGACATGTAACCTTTTGA
- a CDS encoding MBL fold metallo-hydrolase, with the protein MVKPGINFTDLPKIDVILISHNHYDHLDIRTIKDLWVQDKPKIITPLMHDVIITKHITDAEIVTLGWGESYKEQEIQLNSKSF; encoded by the coding sequence GTGGTAAAACCCGGTATTAATTTTACCGATTTACCTAAAATAGATGTTATATTAATAAGCCATAATCACTATGACCATTTAGACATCAGAACAATTAAAGATTTATGGGTACAAGATAAGCCTAAGATTATTACACCGCTAATGCATGACGTAATAATCACAAAACATATTACCGATGCAGAAATTGTTACCTTAGGGTGGGGAGAGTCATATAAAGAACAAGAAATACAGCTAAATTCAAAAAGTTTCTAA
- a CDS encoding MFS transporter, with protein sequence MKQTKSRNKVLGAFLGTIIEYYDYSLYGFSAAIIADKFFSVSTDLLTKLVNVFAVYAAAYLSKPMGAYIFGRIGDIYGRKKALSFTIIGIVIPTLIIGLLPDYSSIGVWSTIILILCRFMQGIFIGGEYDGAAIYVIEHLGAKYRFTASAITRCTGVMGLLCGIGATNFFNSHIFPEWSWRIPFLLSLPFALITLYYRRKFDETPEFKKAHYSQDSIEKLSSIIKKQWKNIARLIFLAGGFGATYQIAIIFMKQYLPIVLPSVGIIMSAFSVLIVICFAVCMPIAGFIADRLGANSVLKIAFICTITASVFFVIAVKYQMTNLGLAASLMLAASVAPFNSLAHSIVIKSFVVKERYRVISLGHNIGSMLMSGTANYICAKVIKSFDFNLFPILYLCMFAVLAYSMTILFNRNR encoded by the coding sequence ATGAAACAAACAAAATCACGCAATAAAGTTCTCGGTGCTTTTTTAGGCACTATTATTGAATATTACGACTATAGTTTATATGGTTTTTCAGCGGCAATTATCGCTGATAAATTCTTTTCAGTCAGTACTGATCTATTAACAAAGCTTGTAAATGTTTTTGCCGTTTATGCAGCAGCATATTTATCAAAGCCTATGGGTGCTTATATTTTTGGACGTATAGGGGATATATACGGTCGAAAAAAAGCCTTAAGTTTTACGATTATCGGTATTGTAATCCCTACCTTAATAATAGGTTTATTGCCTGATTATTCCTCGATAGGAGTTTGGAGTACAATAATTTTAATTTTATGTCGCTTCATGCAAGGTATTTTTATTGGAGGGGAATATGACGGTGCAGCGATTTATGTTATTGAACATTTAGGAGCAAAATACCGATTTACTGCCTCGGCAATCACTAGATGTACAGGAGTAATGGGTTTATTATGCGGAATCGGTGCAACTAATTTCTTTAATTCTCATATTTTTCCGGAGTGGAGTTGGCGTATTCCGTTTTTACTAAGTTTACCATTTGCATTAATAACTCTTTATTATCGCCGGAAATTTGATGAAACACCGGAGTTTAAAAAAGCACACTATAGCCAAGATTCTATTGAAAAACTTAGCTCTATAATTAAAAAGCAATGGAAAAATATTGCACGGTTAATATTTTTAGCCGGAGGTTTTGGAGCAACATATCAAATTGCGATCATCTTTATGAAGCAATATTTACCGATCGTATTACCTTCAGTCGGTATTATTATGAGTGCTTTTTCGGTCTTAATAGTAATATGTTTTGCTGTTTGCATGCCGATTGCCGGTTTTATTGCCGATCGCTTAGGAGCTAATTCAGTATTAAAAATCGCATTTATATGTACTATTACAGCAAGTGTATTTTTTGTGATAGCAGTAAAATATCAAATGACTAATTTAGGGCTTGCAGCTAGTTTAATGTTAGCTGCATCAGTTGCACCTTTTAATTCTCTTGCTCATAGTATAGTTATTAAGTCTTTTGTAGTTAAAGAACGCTATCGTGTTATAAGTTTAGGACATAATATCGGCTCAATGTTAATGTCCGGTACTGCTAATTATATTTGTGCAAAGGTAATAAAATCATTTGATTTTAACCTATTCCCGATTTTATATCTTTGCATGTTTGCCGTACTTGCTTATTCTATGACCATATTATTTAACCGTAATAGGTAA
- a CDS encoding cell division protein ZapA produces the protein MSIVTVTLNNKSFQLYCNNGDEEELLSLANKLNDKIAEIKLGSPTASFELLLVMALLNAQAEIASLTEKLNKNGLQNNHPDEEKFAETLTTIAGYLENLARKMGK, from the coding sequence ATGTCAATTGTTACGGTAACATTAAATAACAAGAGTTTTCAATTATATTGTAATAATGGAGATGAGGAAGAATTACTATCTTTAGCGAATAAATTGAATGATAAAATAGCGGAAATTAAACTTGGTAGTCCCACAGCCTCTTTTGAGCTATTATTAGTTATGGCATTACTTAATGCACAAGCTGAAATAGCTAGTCTCACAGAAAAACTTAATAAAAATGGTCTTCAAAACAATCATCCCGACGAAGAAAAATTCGCAGAAACCTTAACTACTATAGCAGGTTACCTAGAAAACCTTGCACGTAAAATGGGAAAGTGA
- a CDS encoding palindromic element RPE1 domain-containing protein, producing MDNEILDCLQNEANKEAFEGDTERGTAAYIDGREDASTGSTYKLPLEASYVSSLKKLMEEVEHKLDDLLSMLVNNQNEVQKLQNENKALKDNYIIMLDQINIYINELEEIKKQQK from the coding sequence ATGGATAATGAAATATTAGACTGCTTACAGAATGAAGCTAATAAAGAGGCATTTGAAGGAGACACGGAACGCGGCACCGCAGCGTACATAGACGGACGTGAGGATGCGAGTACGGGATCGACGTACAAATTACCTTTAGAAGCAAGTTATGTAAGCAGTCTAAAGAAATTAATGGAAGAAGTAGAACATAAACTCGATGATTTGTTGAGTATGCTTGTAAATAATCAAAATGAAGTTCAAAAATTACAAAACGAAAATAAAGCATTAAAAGATAATTATATAATAATGCTAGATCAAATTAACATTTATATTAATGAACTTGAAGAAATAAAAAAACAGCAAAAATAA
- a CDS encoding helix-turn-helix domain-containing protein, with protein sequence MSSMLKQIRLDSGKTLNQVSSDLKIRKKYLVALEEGDFDVLPGEVYVRGYLKLYLDYLNVKDRNAEQIEATKQDETEKLLNNKRATVINYKRKKQLVLISIIMLSIIIVSHPFIINA encoded by the coding sequence ATGTCGTCAATGCTTAAGCAAATTAGGTTAGATTCAGGTAAAACTTTAAATCAGGTATCTAGTGATTTAAAAATTAGAAAAAAATATTTAGTAGCTTTAGAAGAGGGTGATTTTGATGTTTTACCGGGAGAAGTATACGTAAGAGGTTACTTAAAATTATACTTGGATTATCTTAATGTAAAAGATAGAAATGCAGAGCAGATAGAAGCTACTAAACAGGATGAAACCGAAAAATTATTAAATAATAAAAGAGCTACGGTGATAAATTATAAACGTAAAAAACAATTAGTACTTATATCTATTATAATGTTATCAATTATTATTGTAAGTCATCCATTCATAATTAACGCTTAA